The genomic interval TCCCATCCGGTCTTCGACTTTGCTCCCGAAGATCTTGAGAAACCACATGTTCCCGAAGAAGTGCAGCCATCCTCCATGGAGGAACATCGTAGTCAGGAAGGAGAGGTAGTCTATCAGTGGGAGATGACGACCGTGGCGCCCAGTATATTCAGCGGGAACAATTCCAAAATAATAGGTAAATTCTTCAAGGGCCTCCTGAGGGAGGGTAGTTTCAAACAGGAAAACGAGCCCGCAAAGCGTTATGACGCCCCACGTTGTAACGGGGAAGCTCCTGTTGGGCACGGTGTCACGGATTGGGAACATATCGTTATTTCACTGAAGCTCATTTCCCTTCCTGGAATTAATAGGCCCAGGACTCGATATTGATAGTATCTCTTACTCTCTTATATTATGCCAAGGGAAAGCTCCTTTGTCTTGTCTCACCTCTCTCCTACGATAAAAGTATGCACGCTCTCGGTGAAATATTCGTGAAAAAGGGATAAAACTATTCTTTGATCCTTGGACGCATGTCCATTTGAAAAACCAATCAGCAACGGAGAAGAATGCGTCCGTGAAAGTGGCGCCAGAAAGATAAGGTAGGCATTTTGAGGGTAGAAATTGGTAGAATGGCGCATTTTTTCAACACAACAAAACAATGACGTTGGAACAGGCAGAGGTCTGTTAGATGTAATACCTTAATTTACAAGGCAATTCCTCACAGATCACGGCAATGCCTTCGGTTGGCATGCGATATGCATATCTACCATTAGGAGAGGAGGCTGAAAGATGGATAAGGCAAAGACCAAAGTCGTAATCTCTATACTCAAGGATTCCTCACTCTACGACAGCTTGCCCCACGAAGAAAAGATTGCTCTCCTTCTGAGGTTGGAAAAGGACTACCCCTTCCTGTTCCGCGCCGGACACGAAGGAAAGGTAGAGCTCAACACCGTCTAAGCAAAGAAGCTCACCTTATTCATTGATCATAATCAAGGGGGGTACCCCCGAGCCCCTCACAAAATATCCCGCTTCATCCTTTCGAATTCTTCCTTCGAAATCTCCCCTTTGGCATACCTTTTTTTCAAGATATCGAGCGCCGTTTCCTCTGATCTTATCTCGTGGCCTTTCCCTGTTGCGATGACCCATTTCACAAAATAGACAATCCCGATAATCACAACAATCCAGAAGGCGATCATGAGTATCAACGGGATCAAGAAGCAGCTGCCCGCACCGTAACCCCAGGGTCCCCAACTCCAGTGAAAACTCCTTTCCCATGATTCCTCGGCGTAGCCAAGCGATGGCACAAACGCAACCATCACAACCAAGGCCATAAGAACCTTTTTCATCCCTTCCTCTCCTCTTCTTTGTAACGAGACTCCTGACAAACGGAAGCAGCTCCAGTCAAACTTGAAGTTTTGAGAGGAGTCCTTTTAATTCCTTTGCGTTGTATGGCTTTGCTATGGCATCGGCAAAACCATACCTTCCGAAATCTTTCATCACAGGGTCTTCTGCATATCCACTCGAAACAACAGCCTTCACCTCCGGGTCTATCTCCCGGAGTCTCCTCAAGGCCTTCTCTCCTCCCATGCCTCCCTGCACCGTCAGATCGAGAATGGCTGCGTCGAATGTTCGGCCCCCTTTTTTTGCCCTCCGGTATGCGTCAGCAGCCTCCTCCCCGTTCTTCGCAAACTCCACCTCGTATCCGAGCTGCTTCAACATCGCACCCGCGATCTTCCGCACGCCCTCGTCATCGTCCATGAACAGCACCCTCCCCCTCCCTGCGGCAAAATGGCTCTCCTTCCCCGGCCGTTCTTCATCTCTCCCCTCGGCAGCCGGAAGATAGATATGAAAGACCGTTCCCGCTCCTTCCCTCGATTCAACTCCGATATGTCCTTCATGTTTGCTCATAATCGAGTGACAGATCGCGAGACCCAGCCCCATGCCCTTATCGCTTCCCCTGTCCTTCGTCGAAAAATAGGGATCAAAGATCCGCGGCAGATACTTTTCAGGAATGCCGGCGCCATGGTCTGCTACGGAGATCTTCACGTAACGCCCCCCTTTCAGGGGGAGATTGTCATCACCGGTTATCCTGACATTGGAAGCGCTGACTTCGACACTCCCTCCATCGGGCATCGCTTCTTTTGCATTGATAAGGAGATTGTTGAAGACCTGGTTCATCTGCCCCCTGTCCACCTCGACAAGGTCAAGGTCCTTTGGAAGACTCAGCTCGCATCCAACACTCGACCCGCTCAGACTGAGGCTGATCGACTCCTTAAGAATCTTTTCTACGAAAGTTGCGCGCCTGACAGGTTCTCCTCCCTTGGAGAAGGTGAGAAGCCGGCAGCTTAATTCCTTTGCCTGCTCAGAGGCCTTCTCCGCTTCCTCCAGGAGAGGGAAGACCCTCTCTTCCGGATTCGTTAACACCTTAGCCAGGGAAACGTTGCCCATAATCGCCTGGAGGAGGTTATTGAAATCATGGGCGATGCCTCCCGCAAAGATTCCAAGCGATTCGAGCCTCTGGGTCTTGAGGAGCTCCCCCTCCACCACCTTTCTCTGAGAGATATCACGGGCAAATGCACAGTCGATTTCCTTACCACCAAAAGTGAGGTAGTGCGCCATGATTTCCACGGGTATGATTTGCCCGTTCTTCGTGCGATGTATCGTCTCAAGGGTCAACTTCCCTTTTCGCCTGACACTCTCCCAAGCAGCTGTCCATCGGTCTGCCGTGAAGCCGGGATCGATGTCGAGCACTGTTAAGCCGAGCAACTCCTCGCGGCTATATCCCAGCATCTTGCACGCAGTCTCGTTCACATCCACAATCCGTGCCTTCGAGTCCAGCCAATAGACTGCATCGGCAGCACTGTCCACGGTGAAACGCGTCAGTTGCAGTGCCTCTTCTGCCCGCTTGCGTTCGGTGATGTCCTGGACGGTTCCGGCAAACCTTAGAGGTTTCCCCTCGGCGTCCCTCTCTACAACCCCGAAACCCTCCAACACCCATTCCCTGCCGCTTTCGTTTATTACTCTTGTTTCGACATGATAAGGCTTATTGTTGTTCAAGGTCTCTTTTGTCGCCCTCTGAAGAGCCTCTTTATCATCCGGATGTATGAGACGCCAAAAATATTCGGTAGTCGGTATAAACGTGTCAGGATCTTTATCGAATCTCTTGAACGCTTCCTTTGACCAGGCCAATGAATTGTTTGGTATATCCCAACTCCAACTTCCGATCTTCGCGACTTTCTGAGATTCTGCAAGCCATCGCTCGCTCCGCTCCACCTGATACTGAAGAGCAAATCCTTTCATCAGCCGTTTTTGGGCAAGATATTGCAACACCAGCAGTGTAGAGAAACAGAAGATCATCAAAACGTTCGCAGAAATAAAAAAGGATTTGTCCGTTATCGTGTCATATATCAGTATGGGCAACAGATAAATCAGGTAAATCACGAGAGATACAATAAGGCTTTCCCGAAACTTGAGAGGGAGAAATCCGAAAAAAATTGCGACTAAAATCATCCCCGCAAAATAAGGCGACCGATGTCCCTGGAAGCTATAGATCATCATTGCCACCATCCCCGCAACAATGATGCCGCCAATAATTGCGATAGTACTCTGATAGATTTCGTTAATTTTTCTTCTGTTGAGCGCATATAAGATAAGCAGGGACAGAGAAGTAACTATGCGATAAACCAAGAACGTCTTGAAATTGGATGGTGTTGCCAGGTAGTCGAGGGGTATCAAGAAAATTACAACGAGAGAACCGATTCCTAATGCGCTCTCTGCCCAATCATAGAGATACGCATCATACTTCGCCTTTATATTGCTATCTTCATTGGACATATAAAGTATCTATTCGTAAACGTTTAACGCTATCACATCCATCCTTGAATGTCAACTTCCAAAGGCACTTGACTCCACGAATGATTTTTGATCGGGTTGGTCTTCTCATAGCGTGGATGAATCCCTTTCAGAAGGACCAAAAGGGGGCGGCGACCATATTGTCTATTTCTCTTACTCGTCCTGCCTCGGGAATGGCCGCATGCTTCCCGCGTGACCTCATTCCATGTTCTCGTAAGGATGCGAGTCCATTCGTCTTCGCTGGTGCCGGAGGCCGGACTCGAACCGGCACGGAGTAGAACCCCGAGAGATTTTAAGTCTCTTGTGTCTACCAATTCCACCACTCCGGCAATCCACGAAACCCGCTGCTATCAAGGCTTTGTCGGGTATCATATACTATCATAAAGCCTTCCGGGGAGTCAAAAAAGCTCTTTCCTGAATCCTCTCTTTTCTTGCAAAAGCATTTATTGTGCTCCCTAATCGCATATGAAGAGGCCTTTTCGGGACGCCAGTCTGCCCGCCAGGCAAAGAGCCATTTCAAGAAAACCGATACGGTTCTGTTACAGCCCCACCTTCGTTATAACTCCGTGGAGCTTTTTTGGCGGGAAAATGTAGAACTGGATGAATGTGGGCGTCAGCCTCTTGATGACTGCGAAGAGCTTCCAGATCATATTTCTCGTGGAGATGTCTTCTATGCCGTAGAAGACGACTCGTTCATTTATTGCCGCTTCCCGGAGTATCTCGTTCACGTCGATGACTTCCATATATCCCATCTGCATCTCGAAGACCCGGAGGCCCTTTGAGAGGTCCTCTCTGAAAAAACCGGCGACGCCGTAAGGGTCGTCCCTCTTTATGAGAGAAACAAATATGTTGTCTTCATACAGTATGCCGTGGTAGAACATCGTCTGGGTGATATAGAAGGGGATCTCCTGAACGTCCTTGAGGAGGAAGAGTGCGGTTCCTCTGATCTTTTCCGAGGTTTCGTAAACCCTCCTGAACTTAAGGAGAAAATCCTCGAGCGGCATGAAATCCATCATCCGGTAAAGCTTCTTTTGGCCCTGCGTATAGAGGAGAATCGTCGCAAGAGGGAAGGATGCAATGACGAGGGACCAGTATCCTCCGTGAGGTATTTTGGTAAAGTTTGCACCGAGGTATGTGATATCGATGCACGTCACGAGCAGCGAGACAGAGGCAAAGAAATGGTTTTTCCTGGCGGAAAAGATCCATATCATCAAGATGCCCGTGAGGGTCATGGTACCCGTGACTGCCAGACCGTAGGCGGCCGCGAGACGGCTCGATTCCTGAAACTGAAGCATTATGAAGAGTACGGCAAAGAGCAAGAACCAGTTGACACTCCCGATATAGATCTGCGACCTCCTCTCCCAGGAGGTATAATCGACCTTGAACATGGGCATGATCCTGGTATTTATCCCCTGGTAGACGATCGAAAACATGCCGCTGATCATCGCCTGTGAGGCGATGATGGTGGCTGTGATGCTCAGAAGGAGAAACGGCACATAAACGGACCTTGCATAGTGGAAGACCATCTCGAAAAGGATGTTCTTTGCTTCGGGATGCCTCATCAGATAGGCGCCCTGTCCCATATAATTGATAACAAGGGCAATAAAGACTCCCGACCATGCCTGCCGTATCGGTCTTGCTCCGAGGTGCCCCATGTCAGCATAGAGCGCCTCGCCGCCCGTTGCGCAGAGGATGATCTCTCCCAGAGCGATAAAACCGGCGACCTTGTTTCTCAGAAGAAACAGGACGCCATGACAGGGGTTCAGCGCCCCGATGACCGATGTAGCATCCAGTATGGAGACCATGCCTGAAATGAGAAGGGCGGCAAACCAGAGAATCATGATCGGTCCAAAAGCGCCCGCAACCTTTTCCGTTCCCTTTCTCTGGAACGCGAAGAGAAGAACCGCTATCGCCATGGAAATGAGCACGATGAATGCCTTCGACAGATTTTCCAATCCGGGGATAAGCACAGCCCCTTCGACTGCGCTCAATATGCTGATGGCTGGGGTGATGACCCCGTCGCCTATGAGGAGGGAGATTCCTATGAAAGAAAGTATCGAAACAAGGATAATACTCTTCCGGGATTTGAGCCCTGAGACGAGGATCTCCCTCAGCACGATCGTTCCGCCTTCTCCCCGTCTGCTGAGATTCATGGCTATCCATGCGTACTGCACCGTGACCAGGGAAACGAGTGTCCAGATGACAAGGGACAAGACGCCAATGATGTTGTCATGCGTCGGTTTCAGGAGAAGAAATACTACCGTGAGCGTGTAGATCGGACTGGTGCCGATGTCTCCGAACACGAGACCGAGCGATTTGATGATTCCTTTTATCTGGTTCTCTTTTTCCCGCATGCCCACAACCATTGAGGGTCCGTCTATTTTATCTATCCTCTGCAACATTAACAAGTAGTGATGGCGGAAGTAGAAGTCATCCGCCCGCTTCATGAAGTCAAGGCATCAACTGCTCAAGAATCGGAAAGCCGTGCCTCCGTCTTGACGCGAGATTCTATGAAACCATTGAATTATGCGCTATCATTGAATCAGGACAGTTCTTGATGAAGAAGCCCTTTCATTACGAACGGTATGAAAGGAAAACGTTGAATTCAAATTTTCGGCATAGTTAAAGACTTCTTCTCATAGAGGCGGTTATGCAATCTGCAGATATAATCTCTGATATGTCCCAAATTATCGTACTTCTGGCCGTTCTTACTCTCCTCGCGAGGCCTCTCGGCGCCTATATGGCAAGAGTCTATCAAGGGGAACGCTCCGCACTTTGCAGGCTCTTTGTTCCGTTGGAAAGGGGGCTCTACCGCATCGCCGGCATTGACAGTGATACCGAGATGGACTGGAAACAGTATGCTGTTGCAGTACTCATTCTCAACGTTATCATGATCGTAGCGAGTTTTGCCGTCCTTGTGCTGCAAGGATATTTGCCTCTCAATCCCCAGAAATTTCCCGGCTTTTCATGGGACCTTGCGCTCACCACTGCGATAGGCTTTGTTACCCAAACCGACTGGCAACCATACAGTGGAGAATCAGCAGCCGCCTATTTCCCCCAGGTGATGAGCCTGATGGTAAACCAGTTTCTCTCAGCTGCGACAGCCATGGCCATCCTTATTGCGTTCGTCCGCGGTTTTATCCGCCGGACCGCCAAGACTATAGGCAATTTCTGGGTCGATTTGACGCGAGGTACCCTCTATATCCTTTTGCCGATGTCACTCGTGGCAGCGCTTGTGCTTGTCTCTCAAGGTGTCATCCAGAATTTCAGCCCCTATAAGACAGTCCGGATGGTAGAAGCAACCAGGTATCAGAAACCTAAGCTTGACGCGAAGGGCAACCCGCTCAAAGATGCAAACGGGAATCCGATAACCGAGACGGTAGTCGTGAAAGAGCAGACTCTGCCGATGGGTCCGGTCGCCTCAATGGAGGCGATTAAGAATCTCGGGACAAACGGGGGCGGTTTCTTCAATGCAAACTCTGCACACCCTTATGAGAATCCGACGCCCTTTTCTAACTATTGCGCAATTCTTTTGATGCTTATGATTCCGGCTGCCCAGACCAATACCTTCGGCCGTATGGTAGGAAGCACACGGCAGGGGTGGGCCATTTATTTGGCGATGATGATTCTCTTCATCGTCGCAGTCGGTGCGCTCTATTGGGCCGAATACAGCGGCAACCCACTGCTTCAGAAGCTTGGTGTTCCTGGTATCAACATGGAAGGCAAGGAGGTCCGCTTCGGACTTGGAGGATCTGCCTTGTTCGCCAGTGCAGCCACAGCGACAGGATGCGGGGCAATGAATGCAATGCATGACTCACTGACGCCTCTCGGCGGC from Thermodesulfovibrionales bacterium carries:
- a CDS encoding KUP/HAK/KT family potassium transporter, with the translated sequence MKRADDFYFRHHYLLMLQRIDKIDGPSMVVGMREKENQIKGIIKSLGLVFGDIGTSPIYTLTVVFLLLKPTHDNIIGVLSLVIWTLVSLVTVQYAWIAMNLSRRGEGGTIVLREILVSGLKSRKSIILVSILSFIGISLLIGDGVITPAISILSAVEGAVLIPGLENLSKAFIVLISMAIAVLLFAFQRKGTEKVAGAFGPIMILWFAALLISGMVSILDATSVIGALNPCHGVLFLLRNKVAGFIALGEIILCATGGEALYADMGHLGARPIRQAWSGVFIALVINYMGQGAYLMRHPEAKNILFEMVFHYARSVYVPFLLLSITATIIASQAMISGMFSIVYQGINTRIMPMFKVDYTSWERRSQIYIGSVNWFLLFAVLFIMLQFQESSRLAAAYGLAVTGTMTLTGILMIWIFSARKNHFFASVSLLVTCIDITYLGANFTKIPHGGYWSLVIASFPLATILLYTQGQKKLYRMMDFMPLEDFLLKFRRVYETSEKIRGTALFLLKDVQEIPFYITQTMFYHGILYEDNIFVSLIKRDDPYGVAGFFREDLSKGLRVFEMQMGYMEVIDVNEILREAAINERVVFYGIEDISTRNMIWKLFAVIKRLTPTFIQFYIFPPKKLHGVITKVGL
- a CDS encoding SHOCT domain-containing protein; its protein translation is MKKVLMALVVMVAFVPSLGYAEESWERSFHWSWGPWGYGAGSCFLIPLILMIAFWIVVIIGIVYFVKWVIATGKGHEIRSEETALDILKKRYAKGEISKEEFERMKRDIL
- the kdpA gene encoding potassium-transporting ATPase subunit KdpA — encoded protein: MQSADIISDMSQIIVLLAVLTLLARPLGAYMARVYQGERSALCRLFVPLERGLYRIAGIDSDTEMDWKQYAVAVLILNVIMIVASFAVLVLQGYLPLNPQKFPGFSWDLALTTAIGFVTQTDWQPYSGESAAAYFPQVMSLMVNQFLSAATAMAILIAFVRGFIRRTAKTIGNFWVDLTRGTLYILLPMSLVAALVLVSQGVIQNFSPYKTVRMVEATRYQKPKLDAKGNPLKDANGNPITETVVVKEQTLPMGPVASMEAIKNLGTNGGGFFNANSAHPYENPTPFSNYCAILLMLMIPAAQTNTFGRMVGSTRQGWAIYLAMMILFIVAVGALYWAEYSGNPLLQKLGVPGINMEGKEVRFGLGGSALFASAATATGCGAMNAMHDSLTPLGGMVPLMLMLLGEVVFGGTGTGLYTMIAFVVIAVFSSGLMIGRIPEYLGKKIEVTEMWMSVVIVLTSGVVSLVLFSIAIISPAGVRSIANPGPHGLTEVLYTFASTANNNGSMFAGLNANTVFYNLTTSVAMLLGRFGPAIAILAMTGSLVQKKHYPSGVGTLTTDRLPFIIWLVAIVLIVGALTFFPAHALGPIVEHMLMQRGA
- a CDS encoding PAS domain S-box protein, which produces MSNEDSNIKAKYDAYLYDWAESALGIGSLVVIFLIPLDYLATPSNFKTFLVYRIVTSLSLLILYALNRRKINEIYQSTIAIIGGIIVAGMVAMMIYSFQGHRSPYFAGMILVAIFFGFLPLKFRESLIVSLVIYLIYLLPILIYDTITDKSFFISANVLMIFCFSTLLVLQYLAQKRLMKGFALQYQVERSERWLAESQKVAKIGSWSWDIPNNSLAWSKEAFKRFDKDPDTFIPTTEYFWRLIHPDDKEALQRATKETLNNNKPYHVETRVINESGREWVLEGFGVVERDAEGKPLRFAGTVQDITERKRAEEALQLTRFTVDSAADAVYWLDSKARIVDVNETACKMLGYSREELLGLTVLDIDPGFTADRWTAAWESVRRKGKLTLETIHRTKNGQIIPVEIMAHYLTFGGKEIDCAFARDISQRKVVEGELLKTQRLESLGIFAGGIAHDFNNLLQAIMGNVSLAKVLTNPEERVFPLLEEAEKASEQAKELSCRLLTFSKGGEPVRRATFVEKILKESISLSLSGSSVGCELSLPKDLDLVEVDRGQMNQVFNNLLINAKEAMPDGGSVEVSASNVRITGDDNLPLKGGRYVKISVADHGAGIPEKYLPRIFDPYFSTKDRGSDKGMGLGLAICHSIMSKHEGHIGVESREGAGTVFHIYLPAAEGRDEERPGKESHFAAGRGRVLFMDDDEGVRKIAGAMLKQLGYEVEFAKNGEEAADAYRRAKKGGRTFDAAILDLTVQGGMGGEKALRRLREIDPEVKAVVSSGYAEDPVMKDFGRYGFADAIAKPYNAKELKGLLSKLQV